In Pararge aegeria chromosome 17, ilParAegt1.1, whole genome shotgun sequence, one genomic interval encodes:
- the LOC120630877 gene encoding collagenase-like, protein MRLLLVVFGLALTSAEQYSPITRSYHEEIGIPEARRIKIAEESMDFDGARITGGQTSLLGNHPHMGGMLIDLTINVQSVCGSSLISRTRLVTAAHCWRHGNFHGRQVTVVLGSVRLFTGGIRQLTDQVTLHPNYRESDLHNDLAVIIIREVATNNAVNIIRIPSGNNNYAGAWATAAGFGRTEEGGQIGITQVLSHVNLQVITNQACARTFGNDVIISSTLCTATANSRSTCGGDSGGPLAIGSGTNRELIGIVSFNHREGCTRGHPAGFARVTSFAAWIRSHL, encoded by the exons ATGAGATTGCTACTGGTCGTATTTGGTCTGGCCTTGACCTCAGCAGAGCAGTATTCGCCAATAACTAGGAGCTACCATGAAGAGATTGGCATTCCAGAGGCGAGGAGGATCAAAATCGCGGAGGAGTCCATGGATTTTGATGGAGCGAGGATCACAGGCGGTCAGACCTCCTTATTAGGAAACCACCCACACATG GGTGGTATGCTTATAGATTTGACGATAAACGTTCAGTCAGTATGCGGATCCTCCCTTATCTCCAGAACAAGGCTGGTGACCGCTGCTCATTGCTGGCGGCATGGCAACTTCCATGGGCGTCAAGTCACCGTGGTTCTTGGGTCGGTTCGCCTGTTTACCGGCGGTATTCGGCAATTAACTGACCAAGTGACACTGCATCCCAACTACAGGGAAAGCGATCTTCACAACGACCTGGCTGTTATAATAATTAGAGAGGTTGCAACAAACA ACGCTGTTAATATCATCAGAATCCCTAGTGGCAATAATAACTACGCTGGAGCGTGGGCCACTGCGGCTGGATTCGGTAGAACTGAGGAAG GCGGCCAGATCGGCATTACCCAAGTGTTGAGCCACGTGAACTTGCAAGTCATCACTAACCAAGCATGCGCGCGGACTTTCGGCAACGATGTCATCATTTCATCCACGCTGTGTACCGCCACGGCAAACAGCAGAAGCACTTGCGGAGGAGACTCTGGAGGACCCCTCGCAATCGGCTCTGGCACTAACCGTGAGCTG ATCGGCATCGTATCGTTCAACCACCGCGAGGGATGCACGCGAGGCCATCCGGCGGGCTTCGCCAGAGTCACCTCATTCGCCGCATGGATccgttcgcatttataa